A single window of Magnetococcus marinus MC-1 DNA harbors:
- a CDS encoding bifunctional O-acetylhomoserine aminocarboxypropyltransferase/cysteine synthase yields MKLETLAIHGGFSPDPTTKAVAVPIYQTTSYAFDNTQHGADLFDLKVPGNIYTRIMNPTTDVLEKRVAAMEGGIAALAFASGMAAITAAIQTICRCGDNIVSVSELYGGSYNLFAHTLPQQGIEVRMAKSDDFAAIAAHVDDKTRAIFCESIGNPAGNVADISRLAEIAHSAGVPLIVDNTVPTPCLCRPIEFGADIVIHALTKFMGGHGTSIGGIVVDSGKFPWAEHGERFPMMVTPDASYHGVVYTEAFGAAAYIGRCRVVPLRNMGAAISPFNAFQILQGIETLPLRMERHCENTERVASYLSSHPQVSWVRYAALPDSPARSLADQYMGGKASSILCFGIKGGREAGAKFIDALQLIVRLVNIGDAKSLACHPATTTHRQLNDAELVNAGVSADLIRLAIGIEHIDDILADVSQALEAAAQ; encoded by the coding sequence ATGAAACTAGAGACCTTGGCCATCCACGGAGGTTTTTCCCCAGATCCAACCACCAAGGCGGTGGCGGTGCCCATCTATCAGACCACCTCCTATGCCTTTGACAATACGCAGCATGGAGCCGATCTTTTTGATCTCAAGGTACCCGGCAATATCTACACCCGTATTATGAACCCTACCACCGATGTGTTGGAAAAGCGCGTGGCCGCCATGGAGGGAGGTATCGCAGCGTTAGCTTTTGCCTCTGGCATGGCCGCCATTACCGCTGCGATTCAAACCATCTGCCGTTGTGGGGATAATATCGTCTCGGTCAGTGAGCTCTACGGTGGTAGCTACAACCTGTTTGCCCACACCCTACCCCAGCAAGGTATTGAAGTACGCATGGCTAAGTCCGATGATTTTGCCGCAATTGCTGCCCATGTTGACGATAAAACACGGGCGATTTTCTGCGAATCCATTGGTAACCCTGCGGGTAATGTGGCCGATATCTCCCGTCTGGCAGAAATAGCCCACAGCGCTGGGGTTCCGCTGATTGTGGATAATACCGTGCCAACCCCGTGTCTCTGCCGTCCCATTGAGTTCGGTGCGGATATTGTGATCCATGCTCTAACCAAATTCATGGGCGGGCACGGCACCAGTATTGGTGGTATTGTGGTGGATTCTGGTAAATTTCCTTGGGCGGAGCATGGGGAGCGCTTTCCCATGATGGTGACCCCTGATGCTTCCTATCATGGCGTTGTCTATACCGAAGCCTTTGGAGCTGCTGCCTACATTGGTCGCTGTCGCGTGGTGCCCTTGCGCAACATGGGGGCTGCCATCTCCCCCTTTAATGCGTTCCAAATTTTGCAAGGGATTGAAACCCTGCCGCTACGCATGGAGCGCCACTGTGAAAATACCGAACGGGTGGCAAGCTACCTAAGCAGCCACCCCCAAGTCAGCTGGGTTCGCTACGCAGCCCTGCCCGACAGTCCTGCTCGCAGCTTGGCCGATCAATATATGGGCGGTAAAGCCTCGAGTATTCTCTGCTTTGGGATTAAGGGTGGCCGTGAAGCTGGGGCTAAATTTATTGATGCCCTGCAATTGATTGTGCGACTCGTCAACATCGGGGATGCCAAATCCTTGGCCTGCCATCCAGCCACCACGACCCACCGTCAGCTAAATGATGCCGAATTGGTCAATGCCGGGGTTTCTGCCGATCTCATCCGGTTAGCCATTGGCATTGAACATATTGATGATATTCTTGCCGATGTGAGCCAAGCTCTGGAGGCCGCCGCGCAGTAA